In Prevotella sp. oral taxon 475, one DNA window encodes the following:
- the surE gene encoding 5'/3'-nucleotidase SurE, with translation MKEEKPLILISNDDGYHAKGLRSLVKMLADVAHIIVCAPEAGRSGFAGAFSVAEPLRLKRRKDIETAAVWSCSGTPVDCIKLAFSELLDGRKPHLVLSGINHGGNAAVNVHYSGTMGAVIEGCLKHVPAVGFSLCDESEEADFSPLRPVIRAIVRRVLTDGLPTDVCLNVNFPPTKQLKGIKVCRMNRGCWVNECEKKLHPRGFDYYWITGHFQSEEPDAADTDLWALNNGFVAVTPTRIDVTDYPSMERLQWMESSWWEASSPAGEE, from the coding sequence ATGAAAGAAGAAAAGCCCCTTATTCTCATCTCGAACGACGATGGCTACCATGCCAAGGGTTTGCGTTCGCTGGTGAAGATGCTGGCCGACGTGGCCCATATCATTGTATGCGCACCCGAAGCGGGCCGTTCTGGCTTTGCGGGAGCTTTCTCGGTGGCGGAACCTTTACGACTGAAACGACGGAAAGACATTGAGACTGCCGCGGTGTGGTCGTGCAGCGGAACGCCCGTAGACTGTATCAAACTGGCCTTTAGCGAGCTTCTCGACGGTCGGAAGCCTCATCTCGTTCTCAGTGGAATCAACCATGGCGGTAATGCCGCTGTGAATGTGCATTACTCTGGCACGATGGGCGCAGTGATAGAAGGCTGCTTAAAGCATGTGCCCGCTGTGGGTTTCTCGCTGTGCGACGAGAGCGAGGAGGCCGATTTCTCCCCCCTGCGCCCTGTGATAAGGGCTATCGTGCGCCGGGTTCTCACCGACGGACTGCCCACGGATGTGTGTCTGAACGTCAATTTCCCACCAACGAAGCAGTTGAAGGGCATCAAAGTGTGTCGAATGAACCGTGGTTGCTGGGTGAACGAGTGCGAAAAGAAGCTCCATCCGCGCGGATTCGACTATTATTGGATAACGGGCCACTTCCAAAGTGAGGAACCTGATGCCGCCGATACCGACCTGTGGGCTCTCAATAACGGTTTTGTAGCGGTGACTCCCACGAGAATCGATGTCACCGATTATCCGTCTATGGAACGGCTACAATGGATGGAAAGCAGTTGGTGGGAGGCCTCTTCCCCAGCGGGAGAGGAGTAA